The following is a genomic window from Planctomycetota bacterium.
GACGCCAGTGCAAGCCCGATCGCGCCGAAGGCCAGCAAACAGCAAAATGTGCGAACCATGCCTGAACTCCTTTCAATGGCAAGGGCTGTGTCAAATCGCCGTTACTTCAGGTCGGCCGGAGCGGGGATCGTGACCGCGCCCGTGGCCACCCACTCCGCGCCGCGCTCCAGCAGGATCGTCGTGTCCGGCGCGGTCGTCTCGGGCACGGCGTGGCCGAGCACCGTGACGAAGACGCGGCCCTTGCCGAAGGGCACCGTCCACGCCATCGGTTCATGCATCTCCGTGCCGG
Proteins encoded in this region:
- a CDS encoding ThuA domain-containing protein; amino-acid sequence: GTEMHEPMAWTVPFGKGRVFVTVLGHAVPETTAPDTTILLERGAEWVATGAVTIPAPADLK